The following nucleotide sequence is from Nitrospira defluvii.
CGACCAATACACGCACAACCATTCCGTGAACGTCTCGCTGCTGGCGATGGCCCTCGGCAATCGGGCCGGCTACCCGAAAGTCGACCTGGCAGACCTGGGCCTATCGGCGCTTTTTCATGACGTGGGGAAATGTGCCATCTCCCTCGATGTCCTTAACAAGCCCGGAGAGTTCACGCAAGACGAGTGGGCTATCATGCGGTCACATCCCATCGAAGGCGTCTTCACCCTCGTCAAGGCACGCGGCATCAACAACGTGCCAGCCCGCATGGCCGCCGCCTCGTTTGAACACCATATGAACTATGATTTCTCGGGCTACCCCAAGCTCTGCGTGCCCTGGTCGCAAACGGTCGCCAGCCGCATCATCACCATTGCGGATTGTTACGACGCCATGACCTCGTCCCGCGTGTATCGTCGCGAACCGATGTCTCCCGCGAACGTGCTCAAGTTTATGTTCGGGAAGAGCGGACAGGCCTTCGATCCGGTGCTGCTCAAACTGTTCGTGAACTGCGTGGGGATCATCCCGATCGGGAGCGTCGTACGACTGGACTCAGGGCCCCTGGCCGTCGTGATCAAACCGGCGCAAGATAAGGCCAACGCCGAACGCCCATTGGTACGGGTGATGACGAACGCAGACGGCGTTCCCGTCGAGGACGGGCCGGAATTGGATCTCGCGCATCAGGATGAGCAAGGGCAGTACCTGCACACTATTCTGCAACTCGTCGATCACGCCGAACACCATTTCGACACCGCACGCTACTTCGTCTAACCGGTTGCCGAAACACAGGCGTGTGACGCCAGCGCTCACCCTCAGTCACCCTACTGTCGCGCGTGAATGCGAACCGCAGGGCACTCGCCATGGCCGGCTCGCCGACCCTATCGTTTACTCTCCGGCGGCGGCCACTCCATTTCCGTCTGTCGGCCGCAATAAAAACAGGCCACGCGGTACTTGGCTTTGCGGCGAGGATTCGGCATGGAGATGAACACCACCGGCGTGTCATCGAACGGACAGACGGGCTGCTGATGCAGCAAATGCTCGTCCGCCATCAATTCCAGCGCGGCGTTGTCCCACGGCGGCGCAAGTTGCTCCTGTCCGGTTACGCGACTGCGCCACCCGCAGGACTCACAGTGTAGCTCGAACGTCTTGATTCGATCTCGTGTCTGGGACTGGTCGATCGCGTCAACCGTCCCCGGACACCCGTCACGCCCGCAGCTGATACCTTCGTGTTGAATCGCCTTGACGAACAGTCGGTGGGTTGTGTCGTGACCAGTGGACATTCGACACTCCTTTCTCATCCGGTGGTGGCCAGGGTACCGGAGGGTAGGATACGGGAGGATGCTCCCTGGCTTATAGTCGCCGGGCTCCGGCCTGTCAAACCACCCATCCCCCGCCGTCTCCCCTTCTTGACACGTTCCCGGCGGACGGCTATTCTCCGGAGGTTTAGATCACGACTTTTTTTCGGCGAAAGGAGTCCCCAGATGGGTGTGAAGTGGCAAGGACCAGGCCGGTCCGCGACGATGGTCGGGGTGCTGATCGCAGCGACCCTCGGCTTGTTCTCAACGAGTCCGGCGGCGGAATTCAAGATGGGGGTGATCGATCCCCAAGTGGTCCTGGAAAAGAGCAAGGCCGGTAAGCGAGCCCTGGATGGATTGCGGGAATATGTGGCGACGCGCCAAAAGCTGTTGTCTCGCGATGAAGAAGAGTTGCGCAACACCGAGAAGCAACTCAAAGAGCAGGCGTCGAAGTTCACTGATGCGGAAAAGAAAGAGAAAGAAGCGTCG
It contains:
- a CDS encoding OmpH family outer membrane protein, which produces MGVKWQGPGRSATMVGVLIAATLGLFSTSPAAEFKMGVIDPQVVLEKSKAGKRALDGLREYVATRQKLLSRDEEELRNTEKQLKEQASKFTDAEKKEKEASFRTKIQDYQKRAQEFNQELQGKQKELVDDYMKKIAAATQAVADKGGYQLVLDKGSEQTVKIVIFNKDTIDLTEQVIKEFDRTNK